The following is a genomic window from Actinomadura rubteroloni.
CGGCGCGTAGCTGTACGCGCGGCCCTCCTTCGCGCGCACGAGCAGGCCCTTGGCGTGCAGGCGCGTCAGGATCGTGACGACCGTCGTGTACGCCAGCTCCTCGCCGAGCCGCGCCTGGACCGCGCTCGTCGTGAGCGGCCCGCCCGCCCGCTGCAGGACGGCCATGATCTTCGATTCGAGCGTTCCCGCCGCACGCCGCGCACCGCCCTCGGCCATCGAGCACCCCCGCACAAACGGCCTTCTACCCATCCGTAGAAGAACAGTTTGACACGGGTGTCTCACCGCGGGGCTCCGGGTCGGCGGAGCGCCGCGGCCGCCGCGCCGACCGTCGCGGCGGCGAGCAGCCATCCGCCGAGGACGTCCGACGGCCAGTGGACGCCCAGCCAGATCCGCGTAACACCGACCGCGAAGGCCCAGGTCACGGCGGCGGCGATGACGATCGTCCGCCGCGCGCCGCGCAGTTTCGCGCACGCGGCCCAGACCAGCAGCCCGGCGGCCGTCGCGGCGGTGGTGGTGTGGCCGGACGGAAAGGCGAATCCACCGGCGTGGACAGCCCAGTCGGCGACCGGCGGGCGCGGGCGCGCGACCACGTCCGCCAGCAGCCGCCGGACGACCGCCACGCCCAGCAGGAACAGCGCCGCGCCCACGGCCCCGCGCACGCGCCGGTACACGAGCATGCCCGCCCCGGCCGCCATCGCGTACGGGACGACGCCGACGCCGGTGGACGTCAGCGCGACGGCCGCGTCCCGCACCGCGCCCGGCCGGTGGCCGACGCACCAGGCGTGCAGCGCCCGGTCCACGCCGAACGGCTCGCCGTGCCGCACCAGCACGGCCGCGAAGAGGGCCGCGAGGACGAGAAAGACGGGCACCGCCGCTCGGAGGGTCATCGCCGCCACCTTATGCGGACGATTTTGACGTCCCGGTGGGGATGTCGCGGTTGAGCCGCCCCCGCGGGCTTGATGGGCTGGAGAGCATGACCGCACCGTCCGACCCGCCGCGCCGCCGGGGCCGCCATCTGGACGGCGCCGCGCTCGCGGGCGGGCTCGCCGCCATCGTCGCGCCCGACCTCGGCGCCGCCCGCCGACACGCACGCTGCCACGCCTGCGGCGAGGACGGCACGCGCGCCGCCGCGCCGCTGCGCGCCGACGCGCGCCACTGCCCGTCCTGCGGCGCGGCCCGCCACTAGCGGGTGCGCCGCTACTCGGTGTGGCGGGCGGCGCCGGCGCGGGCGCGGCGCTGGGCCTGGCCGCCCGCGCCCTTCTTCGGCCCGTCCCCGGCCTCCGGGTCGTCCCAGGGCCGGCGCAGGCACTGCCGGACGGCCTCCCACGAGTAGCGGAAGTCCTTGCCGGTCTTGAGGGCGGGGAGCTGGCCGGCGTTGGCCATCCGCCGCACCGTCTGCGGCGACAGGGCGAGTCTGGCCGCCAGCTCGGCGGTGGTGAGCACGTCGGGGTCGCGGGCTGGCGGCTCGGTCATGCGGAACTCCTGGACCTCGGGAGGAGTCGTCCGGCGGGGGACGGCCGGGGCGGACGACGGTCGTGCGAGCCGCCATCTTGCCACGCAGCGTGACCGAATGACAACCCTTCGTCGGGTGACGGGGGATGTCCAGCGGTTTCACCGTTCCGTCGGCGCCCGCCCCGGAGCCTAACCGCGCGCCGGGACGATCCGCTCGGCCCGGTCGCGCTTGGTGTAGAGGTCCCAGTAGTGGTCGGCGAGGTCCTCGGGCGCGACGACCGGCCCGCCGTGCCCGTGTTCGGCCGCCGCCCGCTGCGCGGCGCTGCCCTCGATCCAGGCGCCGATCGTCAGCGTCCCCGCGTAGACGCCTTGGTCGGCGAGTTCGGCGTGCAGCGACTGGACCCAGTTGCGCGCCGCCGCCATCACCGGCCCGACGCCGCTCATGCCGGGCGCCCCCTCCAGCGCGGACACGCCCTGGGCCAGCAGGAACGCGCCGTCGCCGCGCTCGACCATCCCCGGGACGACGGCGCGGGCGACCTCGACGGGCGTGTAGAGGTGCAGGTCCATGAGGCCGCGCAGCGTCGCGGCGGCGAGCCCGGCGGCGGGGGCGAACGGCGGGGCGGAGCCGATGGGGGCGTACTCCACGACGTCGATCGGCCCGAGCCGCCCGGTGATCGCGTCGATGAGCGCGGGGACGCCCGCGGGATCGGCCAGGTCGGCCGGGAACGCGGCGGCGCGGACGCCCTCCTGGTCCAGGATCTCGACCAGGGCGCCGAGGGGTTCGGGGCGGCGGCCGACGAGCGCGACGTCGAATCCCTCGCGGCCGAACCGGCGGGCCGTGGCGGCGCCGAGGCCGGGTCCGGCGCCGAGCACGGCGATGGTCTTGGGCATGGTGGACTCCCGGTAAATTGATGTGACCGTCAAGTTCAACGGTAGCAGCTAATTTGAGGCAACCGTCAAGTTATGGGAGGACCGATGGGCGAACCCGCACGCCCGCGCCTGCGCGCCGACGCGCAGCGCAGCGTCGCCAAGCTCACCGCCGCCGCGGTCGAGCTGTTCTCCGAACGCGGCCTGGACTGCCCGCTGGAGGAGATCGCCCGCCGCGCCGGGGTGAGCACCGGGACGCTCTACCACCGCTTCGGGACGCGCGAGGCGCTGATCGACGCGGTCGTGCCGGACGTCGCCGCCGCCAAGCTCGCCGCCGCCGTCCGGCACGCGGACGAGGGGGCCGACCCGTGGGACCGGTTCGTCCGGTACGTGGAGGGCATCGGGGCGCTGATGGCCGACGATCCCGCGCTCGGCGACGTCATCACCCGCCGCTTCGCCGACACGCCCCGGCTCGCGGCCGTCTGCGCGGACTCCTTCGCGCGCGGCCACGCGTTCGCGGCGGCGGCGCGGGCCGACGGGTCGCTGCGCGCGGACTTCAGCCCGCACGATCTCGTGCTCGTCTTCGCGGCCGTCGCCGCGCAGGCCGCCGCCACCCGGCACGCCGCGCCGGACGCCTGGCGGCGCGGGCTGGCGTTCACTCTCGACGGTCTGCGCGCCGCCGCCGCGCGTCCGCTGCCGGCCGGACCGCTGACCGCCGAGCAGGCCGCCGCGGCGGCGCACCGGACGGGTCAGAAGTAGGTGCGGATGAGGTCCACGACGGTGTAGGCGTCGTCCACGACCGGGATCACCTGCCACTTGTCGAACGCCGTGCAGGGGTGCGAGATCCCGAAGCAGACCAGGTCGCCCGGACGGACGCCGTCGCCCGCCACGAACGCGTGGTGGTCGGACGTGCCGGTGACGCGCAGGCCGTCGGCGGGCTCGACCGTGCCGTCCCGGCGGCGGACGCGCAGCGGGACGGGCAGGCCGGCGTCGTAGGGCGCCTCCCGCTTGCCCATCCCGACGATCGCGAGGCCCGGCTCGGGCACGGACGTCACCTGCGCCCAGAGTTCCAGCGCCGCGTCCAGCGAGCCGGCGACGCGGTTGAACGGCGTCTTCTCGACGTAGAGGCCGTGGTCGTGCGACACGTACGCCCCGCTGCGCAGGACGACCGTGAGGTCGTGGCCGGGCAGCCAGTCGCCGCCGAGCCGGTCCGCGACCAGGTCGAAGTAGGCGCTGCCGCCCGCGCTGACGATCACCGACGGCGGCAGCAGGCCGGTGAGCGCGCGGGTGGCGTCGCGCAGGGCGTCCAGGTAGGCGGCGGCGCCGTCGGGCTCGGTGAACAGGCCCTCGTAGCCGGAAACACCGGCCAGTTCGGTGCCGGGGGCGTCCGCGACGGCCCGCGCCACGGCCGTCAGCTCCGCGGCCGTCCGGCAGCCGGTGCGCCCGTCCGCGTGGCCCAGCTCGACCAGGACGCGGAACGGACGCGGCCCGGCGGCGTCCGACAGCGCGGCGACGCCCTCCACCGAGTCGGCGTAGAGGAGCACGTCGAAGCCGTCGGCGATCTCGGCGGCGAGCCAGCGCAGCGCGGTCGGGTCCAGCAGTTCGTTGGCGAGCAGGACGCGCGGCACCCCGAACCGCCGGTACGCGAGCACCTGGTTCGCCGTGGCGGCCGTGATGCCCCACGCGCCCGCGCGGAGCTGCGCCGCGAACAGCGACGGCGCCATCGTCGTCTTGCCGTGCGGCGCGAACGCCAGGCCGTGCCGGTCGGCGAACGCGGCGAGCGTCGCGATGTTGCGGTCCAGCGCGGCGCGGCGCGCGACCAGGACCGGCCAGGTGAACGGGCCGCCGAACAGGGGGTGGCGGGCGGCGGCGAACGCGGACGCGGCGACGGGGCCGTCGGGGAGCCAGAGCCCCTTGGTGCGCCAGTCCACGATCTCGTCGGGGATCTCCACCGGAAGCCTCCGATCGCGTCGGCACCGAAAACCGTCCACCTGGACGCAGCGCCACCGGACGGTAACATTACGGACTTTCGCGACTCTCCGGGAGGCGTGCCAGGTGATCAGCGAGGACATGGACGTCGCACGGGCCCGCGCGCTGCTCTCGGAGTTCGCCGAGGACGCGTGGACCCACGTGGCGTGGCTGATCGACGAGGTCGGGATGGACCACGACGCCTACGAACGGCGTCCGCTGGCGCTGCTCGAACCGTTGGAGGACTACATCGCGGAGTTCCCCGACGACGACGCGGACGAGGACCCCTGGGTCTCCCTCCAGATCGCTCTGGCGGCCTACCTCGCGGACGTCCTCATCCGGTCGCACGGCGCCCGGTGGGTCGTCGAGGACGTCCCCGGACGCCCCGCGCAAAGCTCCTTCGTCCTCCGCGTCACCGGCCTGGACGAGCAGACCCGCACCCTCGACCCCGCCGAACTCGTCCGGGAGCACTTCGACCCCTGCGACCCGGACGTGTACGCGCCGGTCGTCCACGGCCTGGACCGGGCGCGGGTCACCCCGTGGCACGCCGGGACGGCGCCCGAGGGGCGTCCGCCGACGCCGGTGCAGCGCTGGCTGCTCGGCCTCTGCGCCCACTTCGCGGCGATCAACGGCTACCCGGTGGACCGGCTCGGCGCGCCGCCGGCCGACCGGATCGGCGCGCTGCGGATGCTGTTCGAGGTGTGGGGCGCCTACGACGCCGACCTCCTGGACGAGCAGGTCGGCTTCCTGCTCCGGCACGGGATGCGCACCGAGTTCGAGGAGGGCGCCGCCGTCGCCGCCGCCCTGGCGGGGGACGAGCGGGACGAGTACGTCCGGCTGCTGCGCGTCGCGCGCCGGATCGGGCTCGGCGACGACGTGGGCGACGACGTCGGCTCCCTCGCGCGGCTCGTGGAACTGCGGTACGGGACGGCGTCGGTGGACCTGCTGCCCCATCTCGTCCCGCTGCTCACCGGGGAGCGCCCGCCGGGGCCGGGCGCCGCCGAGCTGAACTGGTTCCTGACGCAGGCGCTCGGCCGTCCCGACTTCGCCGAGGTGGAGGCCGACCGGCTGGAGCTGCACGCCGACCTCGCCTTCCAGGCCAACCGGGGCCGCTACCTGATCTGGGACGCCGGACGCGCCTTCATGGTCCTCCGTTGGGGCCACATGGTCGGCTGGCTCGACGCCGAGGACTGCTGGACGCGCATCCTGGCCTCGGCGCGGGCCGTCCAGCAGCGGTACGTGTCGTGGCGGGACATGGCGGCGTGCTACTTGCAGGCGCGCTACCTGTGGGCGGGACGCGAACCGATCAACCAGGGTCGGTACGAGGAGGTCGTCCGGGACCTCGCCGCCGACCCCGACGGGCCGTGGAGCGTCCCGTGGGACCTCCCGCTGGAGCGCGACTGGTGACCTACCGGGACCAGGACCAGGCATAGGACGGGTCCTCGCACGCCGTGGCCGCCTCGCCCAGCTCCAGCGGACGGAAGGTGTCCACCATGACGGCCAGCTCGTCGAAGAACTCAACGCCGATGCCCCGTTCGTAGGCGCCGGGCTGCGGACCGTGGGGATGGCCTCCGGGGTGGAGGGACAGCGAGCCTTGCGCGATGCCCGAACCCTTGCGCGCTTCGTAGTCGCCACCGACGTAGACCATGACCTCGTCCGAATCGACGTTCGAGTGGTAGTACGGGACGGGTATCGCCAGCGGGTGGTAGTCCACCTTGCGGGGCACGAAATTGCACACCACGAAGTTCGGCCCCTCGAACACCTGGTGGACGGGCGGCGGCTGGTGGACGCGGCCCGTCAGCGGCTCGAAGTCCCGGATGTTGAACGTGTAGGGGTAGAGGCAGCCGTCCCAGCCCACCACGTCGAACGGATGCGCGGCGTAGGTGAGGCGGGTGCCCGCGATGCCAGCGGACGTTCGGTGCTTGACGAGCACCTCCACGTCCGCGCCCTCGCGCTGGACCACGGCGTTCGGTCCGTGCAGGTCGCGTTCGCAGTACGGCGCGCTCTCCAGGAACTGGCCGTACCGCGACAAGTAGCGCTTCGGCGGCGTGACGTGCCCGGACGCCTCGATCACGTACGCGCGCAGCGGCCGGTCCCCCGCGGGCACCCAGCGGTGCGTGGTGGATGCGGGAAGCACCACGTAGTCGCCCTGCTCGGCCGGGAGCGCGCCGAAGACCGTCTCGACCGTCGCCGTCCCGGACTCGACGTAGACGACCTCGTCGCCGGTCGCGTTGCGGTAGAGCGGCGACGGGGCCGTCCCGGCGGCGTACGACAGCCGCACGTCGGCGTTGCCGAGCAGGAGACGGCGTCCGGTGACGACGTCCGTCCGCGCGTGCGTCCCCTCCGGGAACAGGTCGTGCAGCCGGAGGTGGCGGGGTTTCAGCGGATGGTTCGGGACCGTCCGGGCGTCGGGCGCCTCCCAGACCCGCGCGTCCGTGATCGCGGCGGGCAGGGCGCGGTGGTAGAGCAGCGACGCGTCGGACGAGAAGCCCTCCTCGCCCATCAGCTCCTCGTAGTACAGCGCGCCGGACGGGTCCCGGTGCTGCGTGTGGCGTTTGGGCGGTACGTCGCCGACCCGGCGGTAGTGGGCCACGGTTCCTCCTCGGACGTGCTCCGTGCTCCCTACCCGGCGGACGGAGCGTCAGGCGTTCAGGCCGAAGAAGTGGCTCCCGCCGCCGATGATGAGGTGCCCGCCCTGGCCGACGGCGATCTGCGCGCCGCCCGAGGTGTTCTCCAGCCGGACGTTCGTGAACGTGACGTTCGCGTCGGGCGCGATGTCCAGCAGCGCGCGTGGACCGCTCCACTGGATGGCCGAGCCCGCGCCGTCCAGCCCGGTGTCCCGGGTGACGCGCGGCAGCGCCGCCCGCGCCGCCGCCGGAGCCTTGACGGTGTAGACGCACTCCTTCGCCAGATGGATCTCCCCGCCCGCGCGGAACGCCTTCGCGAGCGCGGCGGCGTCGCCGGTTCCCTCGTGGCACGGCACGACGCCCTTCGCCAGGGCGCGCGGGATCGTGGTCTGCGGAGCCGCCAGCACCAGCGCGAGGAGCGCCGTCCCGGCGAGACTGCGGCGGAGCTTCATGGTCGTCCCCCTTCGCAACAGGATCATTACCTTGGGTGATGTTCCCAGTACGGAGAGTACGGAAAACGCGATGAGCGCACGGGGCGCCACCCCGAACCGGGTGGCGCCGCGTGCGCTCTCGTCGTTCCAGTGCACAGGACGGGTCAGCCCCTGAACGACCCGTCCGGCCGCGCACCGGCGAAACGCGGGCGGCGACCGCTCCCCCCGAGACGGTCGCCCGCACCGACTCTGTGAACGTAGGGCCTACTCCACGGTAAGTTCACGTGTTGTCATCACAGTGCGACGGACGGTCGATATCGAGCGACGAACGGCCCACCCATCGGACGCCCCCACACCCGCCACCCGCCAGACCGCCAGGCCGGCGTCCGCGCAGGGCGACGGTCGCGCGGGCGAGGTCGCGCGCGGACGCCGTCAGACGTGGGCGAGGCGGTCGGTGGGGCGCGGGCCGCGGGTGCGGGACGCGATGGCGCGGGCCAGGCGGGACGCCGCGAAGTCCGTCCCGTGGACGAAGCGCATCACCGGGCCGAAGGACGCCGCCGCCGCGAGACCCGCGAAGTACAGGTCCGGTGCGGACGACTGGAAACTCCGGTCCAGGCGCGGCGAGCCGTTCCAGCGGGCCAGGCCCGCGCGCAGGGCCGGGGCGAGGGCCGGGATGCGGTCCAGGTCCGGGACGAACCCGGTCGCGGCGATGACGTGGTCGGCCGTGACGCGCTCGGGGCCGTCGGGGCCCTGGGTGAAGACGACGGCGCGGCCGGCGTCCTCGCGGGCGCGGGTGACGCGGTGGCCGAGCAGCGTCCGGACGCGCTCGTCGAAGCGGTCGCGCAGCCACCAGGCGCCCGCCGGGCCGAGCGTCGTCGCGACGATCCGGCGCCGCGTCCGGTAGGGCAGGAGGCGGGTCGTGGCGGGCCGCTCGGACCACAGCCACGTCCGCCAGCCGCGCCCGAGGCCGTGCAGCGGCGCGGTCGGCAGCCGTCCGCCGGCCTCATGCGGAACCGTGTTCCACATCAGCCGGGACGTCCGCGCGACGAGCGTCGGGCGGGCGCCCTGCTCGGCGAGCAGCACGGCCGTCTCCAGCGCGGACTGGCCCGCGCCGACGACCACGACGTCCCGGTCCCGGAACGCGCCGAGGTCGCGGTGGTCGGAACTGTGCGACACCAGCGGCGCCGGCAGGTCCGTCAGCTCGCCCGGAATGTGCGCGAACGGCCCCACGCCGACCGCGACGACCACCGACGCCGTCCGCACCGTCTCGCCCGTCGCCAGCACGACCCGGTAGCCGGTGTGGTCCGGTTCGATCCGCTCGGCGCGGGTGACCTCGGCGGTCGGCGCCGCGCGCTCGGCGAACCAGCGCCCGTAGGCGGTGAACACGTCCAGCGGGACCGGGTCGCCGATGGACGCCGCGTCCGGCGCGTAGTCCGGGAACGCCAGGCCGGGACGCGGCGCGCCCAGGCTGGACGCGAACGGCTCCGACTTCAGGCACATCCCGAGCGGCATGTGCTCGTCCCAGAACTGCATCGGCGTACCGATCAGCCGCGTCTCGACACCGCGCTCCCGCAGATGCGCCGCCGCTGACAGCCCATAAGGGCCCGCACCGACGACCACCGCACCTATCCGCGTCATTTCCATCCTTTCGTCAGGACCCGGACGGCGCTCGCCCGAGCCATCGCCAGGAACGGGCCGGGATCGGCCCGGTCGAACCAGGCCGTCTCACCGGACGCCGCGAGCCCCCGGAAGCGGCCGAGCGCGCCCGGCGTGCGCAGCGCCCGCCGCAGGTACTGGTTCTCCACCACGAGCGTCCGGCCGTGCCGGGGGACGGACGGCGGCACCGCGCGGCCCGACGCGTCCAGGTGCAGGACGGCCGCGAGGTCCAGCCCGCGTCCGTCGGTGAACAGCCGGAACTGCGCGCCGAGCCGCGGGTTGACGTCCAGCAGCCGGTACACGCCCGCCGCCGCGTCGTAGCGGAAGTCCAGGTCCACGACGCCGCGGCAGCCGAGCGCGCCCGCGATCCCGGTCGCCAGCTCGTCCAGCTTCGGGTTGTGGACCCACTCGCCCGCGACGGTGTGGCCGGTGTGCTCGGGGTAGGCGACGTGCTTGCGTCCGGTCGCGCTGAACAGGCACGCGCCCGCGCGGTCGAAGTACGCCTGGTAGAACCAGTCGCCGCCGGGCGGGACGAGCCGCTGGAGCAGCAGCGGACCCGCCGCGTCCCCCGCCGCCGCGAACAACCGCTCGGCGTGCTCGGCGGAACGGACGAGCGTCGTGCTGCGGGCGCCCGGCGCCAGCAGCCACGGCCGCGCCCACTTGGCGATCAGCGGCAGGCCGAGCTTGGCGACCAGCTCGTCCAGATGGTCGCGCGACCCGGGCCGGTGGCACTCGGGGACGGCGATGCCTCGCCGCTCGCACGCGTCCGTCAGCGCGGCCTTGTCGGCGACGCGGCGCGGCGTCCCGGGCGGCGGCAGGACGAAGTGCGCGGCGAGGTCGTCGGCGTGCTCGGCCGTGAAGATCGCCGTGGCGTCGTCCAGCGGGACGAGCAGCGCACGCCGTCCGATGCGCTCGGCGTCGGCCGCGAGCCGCCGCAGCAGCGCGCCCGGCCGCGCGGCCGACGGCTCCCCGGGCATCCGCGACCGCAGATACCGGGACGCCGCCGACGGCTCGGGCCGTCCGGCCAGGTCGGCGTGGACGGCGACGCCGCCCCGGCCGAACGACCGGATCGCCCCGAGCGTCCCGTGGTGGAACGGGTTCGGATCGGTGCGCAGCAGCAGGACGGGCAGCTCGGGGTCCAGCACGGGCGGTCTCATTTCACGGGGGGCGCGCCGAAACCGGCGACGTCGAGGGTCAGGGCGGCGAGCGCGGCGTAGGTGACGTCCGCGTCGTAGGCGGTGGCGGCGCGGGCGGCGGCGACGCCCTCGGCGGCGGTGCGCGGGCAGTCGTCGGCGAGCCGTTCGGCGAGCGCGGCGGCGAGCGAGCGCGGGTCCTCGGGCGGGACGAGCGCGCCGACGTCCGGCGTGACGACCTCGGCGAGGCCCGGGACGTCGCTGGCGACGACGGACCGTCCGGTGGCCATCGCCTCCAGCGCGACGAACGGCAGGCCCTCCCAGCGCGACGGCAGCACGACGACGTCCGCCGCGACCAGCCACGGCCGCGGATCGGCGACCGCCGGGACCGTGAGGACGCCGCGCGGGACCTTGCGGTCCGGCGTGCCGTCGCCGACGAGCGCGAGCCGCGCGTCCGGGCGGCGCGCGACGACGCGCGGCCACGCCGAGAGCAGGACGTCCTGGCCCTTCTGCGGGGTCACGCGGCCGAGGCACAGCGCCAGCGGCCCGCCCCGGACGCCGAGGGCGCGGCGCGCGGCGGCCCGCTCGGCGTCGCCCGCGACCGCGAACCGCTTCAGGTCGACGCCGTTGCGGATCACGGCGTACCGCGCGTCCACCCCGGCGGCCCGGCCGCGCTCCAGCTCGCCGTCGCCGACGCAGATGATCCGGTCGGCGCGGCGCGCGGCCCGCCGCTCCCACAGCAGCGCCGCGACCGAGCACATGCCCTGCGCGGGGTACCAGGACCAGCCGTGCGGCTGGAACAGAACGGTCGCGTCCAGCCCGGCGAGCCGTCCGGCCAGGCCCGCCTTGGACGAGTGCAGATGCACGACGTCCGGCGTGACCTCGTCCACCACCCGCCGCAGCGCCCGGACCTCGCGCCACACCGACCGCGTCGGCGACCGCCGCGCGGGCCAGAGGCGGTGCGCGTCCCCGACGTGGTCGGCGAGCGGGCCGTCCGGGCAGGCGACGGTGACCTCGAACCCGCGCGCGGCCTGGTCGGCGACGGCCGCCGCGACGTACGCCGCGACCCCGCCGACCGTCGGCTGCGCCACATGCAGCACCCTCACGGCCACACCGGCTCACGCGAGAGGGGCGCGGCGGGCGCGGGCCTGCGGCGGCGCGACGGCCGCAGCCCGGCCAGCGACACCAGGCCCGCCAGCAGCACGCCGACGGCCGTGCCGACGGCCACGTCCAGCGGGCCGCGCGGCGCCGCCGGGACGAGCGGCGGCGCGGCGTCGTTCATCAGCGTCGGCCGCACGCCGGTCTCGCGGCGCCGCACCTCGCCGAACCGGACGAGCGCGTCGGCCGCCGCGTTGGCGTAGGCGGCGGCGCGCTCGGGCGACGGGTCGGTGCCGGTGATCCGGATGAGCGGCGCGTCCGGCGAGGTGGACGCGCGCAGCTTGCCCTGCGCGGCGGCGGGCACCCCACCCCCCGCGCGCTCGCCCGGCCACGGACGCTCCGACCAGCGCAGCGTCTCCGGCAGCGTCGCGAGCCGGCCGTAGGCCTGGGCGAAGTTCACCCCGGCCGGTCCGGCGCCGGCGTCGTCGACGACGATGACGTGCGCCGTCGCCGCGTACTCGGGCGTCCGCAGCAGCGCGTACCCCGCGCCGGTCGCGGTGCCCGCGAGGATCAGCGACGCGGCGAGACCGCCGCGCCGGACGAGACTTCGGGCAGTTCCCCGGTAGTGGGCCATGGAGTCGATCCGCCTTCCGCTGGGGCCGGGCCGGTCGAGGGGCCGGTGAAAACGCCGGTGTAGAGGTGGGCGAGCGCCCGCGCGTGCTCGCCGATGTCGTAGGTCGCGACGGCCGCCGGGACGGGCAGCCGCACCGCGTCCGGGACGGGGAAGCGCGCGAGCGCCTCCCGGAACGCCGCCGGGTCCGCCGGGACGCGCCGCGCGTGCGGGGCGAGCCGGGCGGGCAGGTCGTCCAGCGCCGGGCACGTCGTGTAGACGACGGGCAGGCCGGCCGCCATCGCCTCCACGACGCCGAGCCCGAACGTCTCCTGCCGGGACGGCGTCGCGTACACGTCCATCGCG
Proteins encoded in this region:
- a CDS encoding BlaI/MecI/CopY family transcriptional regulator; its protein translation is MAEGGARRAAGTLESKIMAVLQRAGGPLTTSAVQARLGEELAYTTVVTILTRLHAKGLLVRAKEGRAYSYAPVSDEPGLAARRMRAVMDGRPDRATVLARFVDSLTDQDERLLRDLLEGA
- a CDS encoding phosphatase PAP2 family protein, which produces MTLRAAVPVFLVLAALFAAVLVRHGEPFGVDRALHAWCVGHRPGAVRDAAVALTSTGVGVVPYAMAAGAGMLVYRRVRGAVGAALFLLGVAVVRRLLADVVARPRPPVADWAVHAGGFAFPSGHTTTAATAAGLLVWAACAKLRGARRTIVIAAAVTWAFAVGVTRIWLGVHWPSDVLGGWLLAAATVGAAAAALRRPGAPR
- a CDS encoding helix-turn-helix domain-containing protein, whose amino-acid sequence is MTEPPARDPDVLTTAELAARLALSPQTVRRMANAGQLPALKTGKDFRYSWEAVRQCLRRPWDDPEAGDGPKKGAGGQAQRRARAGAARHTE
- a CDS encoding SDR family NAD(P)-dependent oxidoreductase; translation: MPKTIAVLGAGPGLGAATARRFGREGFDVALVGRRPEPLGALVEILDQEGVRAAAFPADLADPAGVPALIDAITGRLGPIDVVEYAPIGSAPPFAPAAGLAAATLRGLMDLHLYTPVEVARAVVPGMVERGDGAFLLAQGVSALEGAPGMSGVGPVMAAARNWVQSLHAELADQGVYAGTLTIGAWIEGSAAQRAAAEHGHGGPVVAPEDLADHYWDLYTKRDRAERIVPARG
- a CDS encoding TetR/AcrR family transcriptional regulator gives rise to the protein MGEPARPRLRADAQRSVAKLTAAAVELFSERGLDCPLEEIARRAGVSTGTLYHRFGTREALIDAVVPDVAAAKLAAAVRHADEGADPWDRFVRYVEGIGALMADDPALGDVITRRFADTPRLAAVCADSFARGHAFAAAARADGSLRADFSPHDLVLVFAAVAAQAAATRHAAPDAWRRGLAFTLDGLRAAAARPLPAGPLTAEQAAAAAHRTGQK
- a CDS encoding alanine racemase yields the protein MEIPDEIVDWRTKGLWLPDGPVAASAFAAARHPLFGGPFTWPVLVARRAALDRNIATLAAFADRHGLAFAPHGKTTMAPSLFAAQLRAGAWGITAATANQVLAYRRFGVPRVLLANELLDPTALRWLAAEIADGFDVLLYADSVEGVAALSDAAGPRPFRVLVELGHADGRTGCRTAAELTAVARAVADAPGTELAGVSGYEGLFTEPDGAAAYLDALRDATRALTGLLPPSVIVSAGGSAYFDLVADRLGGDWLPGHDLTVVLRSGAYVSHDHGLYVEKTPFNRVAGSLDAALELWAQVTSVPEPGLAIVGMGKREAPYDAGLPVPLRVRRRDGTVEPADGLRVTGTSDHHAFVAGDGVRPGDLVCFGISHPCTAFDKWQVIPVVDDAYTVVDLIRTYF
- a CDS encoding DUF1266 domain-containing protein is translated as MISEDMDVARARALLSEFAEDAWTHVAWLIDEVGMDHDAYERRPLALLEPLEDYIAEFPDDDADEDPWVSLQIALAAYLADVLIRSHGARWVVEDVPGRPAQSSFVLRVTGLDEQTRTLDPAELVREHFDPCDPDVYAPVVHGLDRARVTPWHAGTAPEGRPPTPVQRWLLGLCAHFAAINGYPVDRLGAPPADRIGALRMLFEVWGAYDADLLDEQVGFLLRHGMRTEFEEGAAVAAALAGDERDEYVRLLRVARRIGLGDDVGDDVGSLARLVELRYGTASVDLLPHLVPLLTGERPPGPGAAELNWFLTQALGRPDFAEVEADRLELHADLAFQANRGRYLIWDAGRAFMVLRWGHMVGWLDAEDCWTRILASARAVQQRYVSWRDMAACYLQARYLWAGREPINQGRYEEVVRDLAADPDGPWSVPWDLPLERDW
- a CDS encoding homogentisate 1,2-dioxygenase, translated to MAHYRRVGDVPPKRHTQHRDPSGALYYEELMGEEGFSSDASLLYHRALPAAITDARVWEAPDARTVPNHPLKPRHLRLHDLFPEGTHARTDVVTGRRLLLGNADVRLSYAAGTAPSPLYRNATGDEVVYVESGTATVETVFGALPAEQGDYVVLPASTTHRWVPAGDRPLRAYVIEASGHVTPPKRYLSRYGQFLESAPYCERDLHGPNAVVQREGADVEVLVKHRTSAGIAGTRLTYAAHPFDVVGWDGCLYPYTFNIRDFEPLTGRVHQPPPVHQVFEGPNFVVCNFVPRKVDYHPLAIPVPYYHSNVDSDEVMVYVGGDYEARKGSGIAQGSLSLHPGGHPHGPQPGAYERGIGVEFFDELAVMVDTFRPLELGEAATACEDPSYAWSWSR
- a CDS encoding FAD-dependent oxidoreductase encodes the protein MTRIGAVVVGAGPYGLSAAAHLRERGVETRLIGTPMQFWDEHMPLGMCLKSEPFASSLGAPRPGLAFPDYAPDAASIGDPVPLDVFTAYGRWFAERAAPTAEVTRAERIEPDHTGYRVVLATGETVRTASVVVAVGVGPFAHIPGELTDLPAPLVSHSSDHRDLGAFRDRDVVVVGAGQSALETAVLLAEQGARPTLVARTSRLMWNTVPHEAGGRLPTAPLHGLGRGWRTWLWSERPATTRLLPYRTRRRIVATTLGPAGAWWLRDRFDERVRTLLGHRVTRAREDAGRAVVFTQGPDGPERVTADHVIAATGFVPDLDRIPALAPALRAGLARWNGSPRLDRSFQSSAPDLYFAGLAAAASFGPVMRFVHGTDFAASRLARAIASRTRGPRPTDRLAHV
- a CDS encoding carboxylate--amine ligase, producing the protein MLDPELPVLLLRTDPNPFHHGTLGAIRSFGRGGVAVHADLAGRPEPSAASRYLRSRMPGEPSAARPGALLRRLAADAERIGRRALLVPLDDATAIFTAEHADDLAAHFVLPPPGTPRRVADKAALTDACERRGIAVPECHRPGSRDHLDELVAKLGLPLIAKWARPWLLAPGARSTTLVRSAEHAERLFAAAGDAAGPLLLQRLVPPGGDWFYQAYFDRAGACLFSATGRKHVAYPEHTGHTVAGEWVHNPKLDELATGIAGALGCRGVVDLDFRYDAAAGVYRLLDVNPRLGAQFRLFTDGRGLDLAAVLHLDASGRAVPPSVPRHGRTLVVENQYLRRALRTPGALGRFRGLAASGETAWFDRADPGPFLAMARASAVRVLTKGWK